In Persicimonas caeni, a single window of DNA contains:
- a CDS encoding DEAD/DEAH box helicase, whose translation MGEQTVREWFRHAFALTDARSDAAESPVQVGELALAPFQGRAAARGLRMARAFGGVVLADAVGLGKTRVSLAIAKALTRDARLRSGRAGPVWVCVPARLRRQWDQALTRAGIAEFEVVTHTALSRGEGLSHLDGPGEPAVVVVDEAHRFRNPKAKRSRALARFAAWAPVILATATPVCNSQWDLYHLLSLFLGEHDLRGAIGHDLREAFELAEAGRFDLTELVEQVVIRRTEQPSRAGFGRRPNVSLEVLGYEARGAELWLWRHLEAELERMTLELFRADWPRPLLVQYVLKRWESGADALADTLAQMSAFHSRWLEADAHGRTLSRKSFRQLFDGELGRRQGVFPFLFDGPAGPTFRREAVERDLEVLHGLERRVQAVLGNGDAKRDAILELVRGDARKTLVFTSYQRAARGLYDYLVDGLGATAKVGLVTGNGCEATGLGRVGADEIVRRFAPRSNGGRSVEPHQRLDVLVATDCLAEGVNLQDCGRVVLADLPYSPLGVEQRIGRLVRPGGPHERVTVYLPRPRSWTDSLGMRRRLDDKLAQAAASGAGFVAASRIATEPTRASPGGAADDAQTLRPLAALTRLDALAESLRGEGANAFDAPFWCARTAPDIRRLWVLVAIKDAETTRWMWLRVRDDGEVESRLAALLDGMARDADLRSPVAPAEPHTELLEAARGAIERREKLLRAARLAPFPVRLDAPQRRLWAELHTHVEEGALDLAADELAEFRHELLRSFPRGTERRLAGLCRADLPPGRLLAQVRRVVGDVPQWSPRVRLRIVAGLQVG comes from the coding sequence ATGGGCGAACAGACAGTGCGAGAGTGGTTTCGTCACGCCTTCGCGCTCACCGACGCGCGCAGCGATGCGGCCGAGTCGCCGGTGCAGGTCGGCGAGCTCGCGTTGGCCCCGTTCCAGGGGCGCGCGGCGGCGCGTGGGCTTCGCATGGCGCGGGCGTTCGGCGGAGTGGTGTTGGCCGACGCGGTGGGTCTGGGCAAAACTCGCGTGAGCCTGGCGATCGCCAAGGCGTTGACGCGCGATGCGCGGCTTCGATCGGGGCGGGCAGGGCCAGTGTGGGTCTGCGTGCCGGCCCGGTTGAGGCGCCAATGGGACCAGGCGTTGACACGTGCGGGAATCGCAGAGTTCGAGGTGGTCACTCACACCGCGCTCAGCCGCGGCGAGGGCCTTTCTCATCTCGACGGGCCCGGCGAGCCGGCGGTCGTGGTCGTCGACGAGGCGCACCGGTTTCGCAACCCGAAGGCGAAGCGAAGCCGGGCGCTGGCGCGGTTCGCGGCGTGGGCGCCGGTGATCTTGGCCACGGCGACGCCGGTCTGTAACAGCCAGTGGGACTTGTACCACCTGCTGAGCCTCTTTTTGGGCGAGCACGACCTGCGCGGCGCGATCGGGCACGACCTGCGCGAGGCCTTCGAGCTCGCCGAGGCGGGCCGCTTCGATCTGACCGAGCTCGTCGAGCAGGTGGTGATTCGGCGCACCGAGCAACCGTCGCGAGCAGGCTTTGGGCGCCGGCCGAACGTTTCGCTCGAGGTGCTCGGCTACGAGGCGCGCGGAGCCGAGCTGTGGTTGTGGCGTCATCTGGAGGCCGAGCTCGAGCGCATGACATTGGAACTCTTCCGGGCCGATTGGCCCAGGCCCTTGCTCGTGCAGTACGTGCTCAAGCGCTGGGAGAGCGGGGCGGATGCGCTGGCCGATACGCTCGCCCAGATGAGCGCGTTTCACTCCCGGTGGCTCGAGGCCGACGCCCACGGGCGCACGCTGAGCCGCAAGAGCTTTCGCCAGCTCTTCGACGGTGAGCTCGGCCGCCGCCAGGGCGTCTTCCCGTTTTTGTTCGACGGTCCGGCGGGGCCGACCTTTCGCCGCGAGGCGGTCGAGCGCGATCTGGAGGTGCTCCACGGGCTCGAGCGCCGCGTGCAAGCGGTGCTCGGAAACGGCGACGCAAAGCGCGACGCAATTCTGGAGCTGGTCCGCGGCGACGCGCGCAAGACGCTCGTCTTCACGAGCTATCAGCGCGCAGCGCGTGGACTGTACGATTATCTGGTCGACGGGCTCGGCGCGACGGCCAAGGTTGGCCTCGTTACGGGCAATGGCTGCGAGGCGACGGGTCTGGGGCGCGTGGGCGCCGACGAGATCGTGCGACGCTTCGCGCCGCGATCGAACGGCGGGCGCAGCGTCGAGCCCCACCAACGCCTCGACGTGCTCGTAGCCACTGATTGCCTGGCCGAGGGCGTCAACCTGCAGGATTGCGGGCGCGTCGTGCTGGCCGATCTTCCGTACTCGCCGCTCGGCGTCGAGCAACGCATCGGACGCTTGGTGCGCCCCGGCGGCCCGCACGAGCGGGTGACGGTCTACCTTCCGAGGCCGCGCTCGTGGACCGACAGCCTGGGCATGCGTCGTCGGCTCGACGACAAGCTCGCCCAGGCCGCGGCCTCCGGCGCTGGGTTTGTCGCGGCGAGTCGGATCGCAACCGAGCCCACGCGCGCCTCGCCAGGCGGTGCTGCGGACGACGCGCAGACGCTTCGCCCACTGGCCGCGCTCACACGCCTCGACGCCCTCGCCGAGAGTCTGCGCGGCGAAGGTGCGAATGCGTTCGACGCGCCGTTCTGGTGCGCTCGCACGGCACCGGACATCCGGCGCTTGTGGGTTCTGGTGGCCATCAAAGACGCCGAGACGACGCGCTGGATGTGGCTGCGGGTGCGCGACGACGGCGAGGTCGAATCTCGCCTCGCCGCGCTGCTCGACGGGATGGCCCGCGACGCCGACCTGCGCTCGCCCGTCGCCCCCGCCGAACCCCACACGGAGCTGCTCGAAGCCGCCCGGGGGGCGATCGAGCGCCGCGAAAAGCTGCTCCGTGCCGCCCGGCTCGCCCCGTTCCCGGTGCGCCTCGACGCCCCGCAAAGACGGCTGTGGGCAGAGCTCCACACCCACGTCGAAGAGGGCGCGCTCGACCTCGCCGCCGACGAGCTTGCCGAGTTTCGCCACGAGCTGTTGCGCTCGTTCCCCCGCGGCACCGAACGTCGTCTCGCCGGGTTGTGTCGCGCAGATTTACCGCCGGGGCGGCTACTGGCGCAGGTGCGCCGCGTGGTGGGAGACGTGCCGCAGTGGAGCCCGCGTGTGCGGTTGCGAATCGTGGCGGGGTTGCAGGTGGGGTGA
- a CDS encoding Eco57I restriction-modification methylase domain-containing protein → MNDQPIDCEDTVPAQIARLLNHGAWAALAELLGFDTTHRSEIPPQAWSTWGISPEDPAGLDSLEVLAAEPGFRLLLARGEIPWRTLRRMMLDVRRRNSDELVVWWWARTNNSANSHNSTNRISVAMVDEHVDGRLFVRRMDVDRDKLDPIGVRQWAALSVRDLAAGDVVDRPSALRRHVREVLEQEGLTREFFRGFERALGLLREEICDGPGEERARHDVALATLLRLVFLYFLQLRGALDGDRRFVLRHLRQARADGRNFYRTVLRPLFFGALNRPVDEREPEAEELGNLPFLNGGLFEPLPVERAHPRMTWSDDVFGDVVEGLLERYHFAAEEMQGADEQRAVDPEMLGRVFEGLMYGESRQTSGSFYTPRDIVRSLVDEALGGYLSDAAPLSDEQLEALSNGRPVALDDETRTAISDALDKVRILDPAVGTGAFLLEALHALRRCRKAVGSDAGRKDDTDDPLAEYRLVRGLIHRHLFGVDIQYTAVRLCELRLWLALLGTLPAVPIDELPPLPNLSHKVCVGNSLLSPTDLVSLRVGEGSFAAWADAVDGESNRALVDELERAQRRYLTTHGSQKQQVRKGMRELEKKLQRAMLQTRRETLDAKLEPLSALAASKDLFGGEVSLTDEQQREREGLDAERRAVDEALEALESGREARLAFSYATRFGQLLPEGGFDIIITNPPWVRAHRIDSAQREVLCARYESHRRRLWPGAKRAGIRAPFGPQVDLAALFVERSLELLRDGGRLCGLVPAKLFSSLHGSALREQLSQHALVALEDYSDGSRRIFDATVYPAMLHVQKKAAPRRRKAARPARKPAPMRLSVWRGENRRSWRADSDTLYAAGDHPGAPWILAEPDITHLFDKMRKASVPLGEVERLQPVRGLFTGCNDVFVHDEEHARELLGPHFDTFSRPVLSGRDVRPWSVEPDRRILWPYDDALELRRDLPECLRRYFAGHGRRLEGRSDHRLDEPLWQMFRVKDDIIRPKVVWRDLSPKLEAALAPADVVPLNTVYFIALGDDVEARLLAALFNGPALRAFAYALGERARGGWRRHFAWVMRLLPVPKRFVDFLQADTQRRAGEFADLLALERRIRTDKARPVGELAGSLYGLDADEVACLQGWRTGEGACGEVA, encoded by the coding sequence GTGAATGATCAACCGATAGATTGCGAGGACACGGTCCCCGCGCAGATAGCTCGACTGTTGAACCACGGAGCTTGGGCGGCGCTCGCCGAACTCCTCGGCTTCGATACAACGCACCGCTCCGAGATCCCGCCGCAGGCGTGGTCGACCTGGGGCATCTCACCTGAAGACCCTGCAGGTCTCGACTCGCTCGAAGTGCTCGCTGCCGAGCCGGGGTTTCGGCTGCTGCTGGCCAGAGGTGAGATACCATGGCGGACGCTTCGGCGCATGATGCTGGACGTCCGCCGCCGCAACTCCGACGAGCTCGTCGTCTGGTGGTGGGCGCGCACCAACAACAGCGCCAACAGTCACAACAGCACCAACAGAATAAGCGTGGCGATGGTCGACGAGCACGTCGACGGGCGGCTCTTCGTTCGGCGAATGGACGTCGACCGCGACAAACTCGACCCCATCGGGGTGCGTCAGTGGGCGGCGCTTTCGGTGCGAGACCTCGCCGCAGGCGATGTCGTCGACCGCCCGAGCGCGCTTCGGCGCCACGTCCGCGAGGTGCTCGAGCAAGAGGGTCTCACCCGCGAATTCTTTCGTGGCTTCGAGCGCGCACTGGGGCTATTGCGCGAGGAGATCTGCGATGGCCCCGGGGAGGAGCGCGCCCGTCATGACGTGGCGCTGGCGACCTTGCTTCGCCTCGTCTTTCTGTACTTTTTGCAACTCCGCGGCGCCCTCGACGGTGATCGGCGCTTTGTGCTGCGCCACCTTCGCCAGGCGCGCGCCGACGGTCGAAACTTCTATCGCACGGTGTTGCGTCCGCTCTTTTTCGGGGCGCTCAACCGTCCGGTGGACGAACGCGAGCCGGAGGCCGAGGAGCTCGGCAACCTGCCGTTTCTAAACGGAGGCCTCTTCGAGCCGCTTCCTGTCGAGCGGGCGCATCCCCGGATGACGTGGTCCGACGACGTCTTCGGTGATGTCGTCGAGGGCCTGCTCGAGCGCTATCATTTTGCGGCCGAGGAGATGCAGGGGGCAGACGAGCAGCGCGCGGTCGATCCCGAAATGCTCGGCCGGGTCTTCGAAGGCCTGATGTACGGCGAGTCGCGCCAGACCTCGGGCAGCTTCTATACGCCGCGCGACATCGTTCGGAGTCTGGTGGACGAGGCGCTCGGCGGCTATTTGAGCGACGCCGCCCCGCTGAGTGACGAGCAGTTGGAGGCGCTCTCGAACGGCCGCCCAGTCGCGCTGGATGACGAGACGCGCACAGCGATCTCCGACGCGCTCGATAAAGTGCGCATCCTCGACCCGGCGGTGGGCACGGGGGCGTTTTTGCTCGAGGCGCTGCACGCGCTTCGCCGATGTCGCAAGGCCGTCGGCTCCGACGCCGGCCGCAAAGATGACACCGATGATCCCCTCGCCGAGTACCGCCTGGTCCGCGGTCTGATCCACCGGCATCTCTTCGGGGTCGACATCCAATATACCGCGGTGCGCCTTTGCGAGTTGCGCTTGTGGCTCGCGCTTTTGGGCACGCTTCCGGCGGTTCCCATCGACGAGCTTCCGCCGCTGCCGAACCTGTCGCACAAGGTCTGCGTGGGCAACTCGCTCCTGTCGCCGACCGATTTGGTGAGCCTGCGCGTCGGCGAGGGGAGCTTCGCCGCGTGGGCCGACGCGGTTGACGGGGAGTCGAATCGCGCACTGGTCGACGAGCTCGAGCGCGCCCAGCGCCGCTACCTGACGACCCACGGCTCCCAAAAGCAGCAGGTGCGCAAAGGGATGCGCGAACTCGAAAAGAAGCTGCAGCGTGCCATGCTCCAGACCCGCAGGGAGACGCTCGACGCCAAGCTCGAACCACTATCGGCGCTCGCCGCCTCCAAAGACCTGTTCGGCGGCGAGGTCTCGTTGACCGACGAGCAGCAGCGCGAGCGCGAAGGGTTGGATGCCGAGCGAAGGGCGGTCGACGAGGCGCTCGAGGCGCTCGAATCGGGGCGCGAAGCCCGCCTCGCGTTCAGCTACGCCACCCGTTTCGGCCAGCTGCTGCCCGAAGGCGGCTTCGACATCATCATCACCAATCCGCCCTGGGTTCGCGCGCACCGCATCGACTCGGCGCAGCGCGAGGTGCTGTGCGCTCGGTACGAGTCGCACCGTCGGCGGCTGTGGCCGGGCGCCAAGCGCGCGGGCATCCGCGCTCCATTCGGCCCGCAGGTCGATCTCGCCGCGCTCTTCGTGGAGCGCTCGCTCGAGTTGCTCCGCGACGGCGGTCGCTTGTGTGGACTGGTGCCGGCCAAGCTCTTCAGCTCGCTTCACGGCAGCGCGCTGCGCGAGCAACTCTCGCAACACGCGCTCGTCGCGCTCGAGGACTACTCCGACGGCAGCCGGCGCATTTTCGACGCCACGGTTTATCCGGCGATGTTGCACGTCCAAAAGAAGGCCGCGCCGCGGCGGCGAAAGGCCGCGAGGCCTGCGCGAAAGCCCGCGCCGATGCGCCTATCGGTGTGGCGCGGCGAGAACCGACGAAGCTGGCGCGCCGACAGCGATACGCTCTACGCCGCCGGCGACCACCCGGGCGCCCCGTGGATCTTGGCCGAGCCCGATATCACCCACCTCTTCGACAAGATGCGCAAAGCCTCGGTGCCGCTTGGCGAGGTCGAGCGTCTGCAGCCTGTGCGCGGGCTCTTTACCGGGTGCAACGACGTCTTCGTGCACGACGAAGAGCACGCCCGCGAGCTCCTCGGGCCGCATTTCGACACGTTCAGCCGCCCCGTGCTGAGCGGCCGCGACGTGCGCCCATGGTCGGTCGAGCCCGACCGACGCATCTTGTGGCCCTATGACGACGCGCTCGAGCTTCGACGCGACCTGCCCGAATGTCTGCGGCGTTATTTTGCCGGCCACGGCAGGCGCCTCGAGGGCCGCAGTGACCATCGTCTGGACGAGCCGCTCTGGCAGATGTTCCGGGTCAAAGACGATATCATTCGCCCCAAGGTCGTCTGGCGCGATCTGAGCCCGAAGCTCGAGGCCGCGCTCGCGCCGGCCGACGTCGTGCCGCTGAACACGGTCTACTTCATCGCGCTCGGCGACGACGTCGAGGCTCGACTCCTGGCCGCGCTCTTCAACGGCCCGGCGCTGCGAGCCTTCGCCTATGCCCTGGGCGAACGGGCGCGCGGTGGGTGGCGACGCCATTTTGCGTGGGTGATGCGCCTGTTGCCGGTGCCCAAGCGTTTCGTCGACTTTCTGCAAGCCGACACGCAGCGTCGCGCCGGTGAGTTTGCCGATCTTCTCGCGCTCGAGCGCCGCATCCGCACGGACAAAGCCCGTCCGGTCGGCGAACTCGCCGGTTCGCTGTACGGACTCGACGCCGACGAGGTGGCTTGCTTGCAGGGTTGGCGCACAGGCGAGGGCGCCTGCGGGGAGGTTGCGTGA